Proteins from one Salinispora arenicola genomic window:
- a CDS encoding sensor histidine kinase, with amino-acid sequence MPAVAPTTALPGLPEPKGPPEADTPAGDAFTLIFTTTPALLRLTVGLVGAVVAVSVRTPPVVPPLLFPATVILASWSVWYARRALRRGFTTPLVSGDVALTSAACLATPVLVAPEVLPGEVSWIAVLASTTVINAQATAPARWSIPAGLLVTAAYAVGAHTAGNPQEAVAHTATLLVQTGIAAAITAVMRRRITRADHAFAKDQRLARQHLIARTARDAERRQNRNLHDTVLATLTVVGLGAGAGPALRERCSADLSTLSALVDRPPANGPVALDTRLRTVLSRLPGLAVTADLAPCTVPVAVAEAVAESVAAALSNVARHAPTAATVLRLTRAGGAVVVEVVDDGPGFEPATVPTHRYGIRESICGRMVSVGGRAQVHSRPGAGTRIRLEWSDVC; translated from the coding sequence ATGCCGGCCGTTGCCCCCACGACCGCACTACCCGGCCTACCCGAGCCCAAGGGGCCGCCGGAGGCGGACACTCCTGCGGGCGACGCCTTCACCCTCATCTTCACCACCACTCCGGCCCTGCTCCGACTGACCGTCGGGCTGGTCGGCGCCGTGGTGGCGGTGTCGGTCCGGACACCGCCCGTGGTGCCCCCGCTACTGTTCCCCGCCACCGTGATACTGGCCTCGTGGTCGGTCTGGTACGCGCGTCGGGCGCTTCGACGTGGCTTCACCACGCCGCTGGTATCCGGTGACGTCGCTCTGACCTCCGCAGCCTGTCTGGCCACTCCCGTGCTGGTCGCCCCGGAGGTGTTGCCCGGTGAGGTCAGCTGGATCGCGGTGTTGGCCAGCACCACCGTGATCAACGCCCAGGCGACCGCGCCGGCCCGCTGGTCGATCCCGGCCGGCTTGCTGGTCACCGCCGCCTACGCCGTCGGCGCGCACACCGCCGGCAACCCACAAGAGGCCGTCGCGCATACGGCCACCCTGCTCGTCCAGACCGGCATCGCCGCGGCGATAACCGCGGTGATGCGTCGTCGGATCACGCGCGCCGACCACGCCTTCGCCAAGGACCAGCGGCTGGCCCGCCAGCACCTGATCGCCCGCACCGCGCGGGATGCCGAACGCCGGCAGAACCGGAACCTGCACGACACCGTGCTGGCGACACTGACCGTGGTCGGGCTGGGGGCGGGAGCCGGTCCAGCGCTGCGTGAGAGGTGCTCCGCCGACCTGTCCACCCTCTCCGCGCTGGTGGACCGCCCCCCGGCGAACGGCCCGGTCGCCTTGGACACACGGCTGCGGACGGTACTTTCCCGACTGCCGGGCCTGGCGGTCACCGCGGACCTGGCACCCTGCACCGTACCCGTGGCAGTGGCCGAGGCGGTAGCGGAGAGCGTCGCTGCCGCGCTGTCCAACGTGGCCCGGCATGCCCCGACCGCGGCGACCGTACTGCGTCTCACCCGGGCCGGCGGCGCCGTCGTGGTGGAGGTCGTCGACGACGGTCCCGGTTTCGAGCCGGCCACGGTTCCGACCCATCGGTACGGAATTCGCGAGTCGATCTGCGGACGGATGGTCAGCGTGGGCGGGCGGGCCCAGGTCCACTCCCGGCCCGGCGCTGGCACTCGGATCCGGCTGGAGTGGTCGGATGTCTGCTGA
- a CDS encoding response regulator has translation MDADPVAAVTARTPIGVVIVDDHPVVIDGVRAWLASEPQLTVLATGDDPDEVLRAAPQADVILLDLRLHGRIVLDKLTALCTAGRRVVVYSELTDPATLLAALDTGAVAFLAKHEGRDHCVATVLAAASDRAYVPPTLAGALVGDPRPDRPVLSDKEREALLLWFQSMSKASVARRMQISEHTVKQYVDRARIKYTRAGRPAATKATLLARAIEDGLIRPEEIGTYQSQASYERPTP, from the coding sequence ATGGACGCAGACCCGGTGGCGGCGGTGACCGCGCGTACTCCCATCGGGGTGGTCATCGTCGATGACCACCCGGTGGTCATCGACGGGGTACGCGCCTGGCTCGCCAGCGAACCACAGCTCACGGTGCTCGCCACCGGCGACGACCCGGACGAGGTGCTGCGGGCCGCGCCGCAGGCCGATGTCATTCTGCTCGACCTGCGTCTGCACGGCCGGATCGTGCTGGACAAGCTCACCGCGCTCTGCACCGCCGGGCGCCGGGTGGTGGTCTACTCCGAGCTCACCGACCCGGCGACGCTACTGGCTGCGCTGGACACTGGAGCGGTGGCGTTCCTCGCCAAGCACGAAGGGCGGGACCACTGCGTGGCGACCGTTCTGGCGGCGGCCAGCGATCGGGCGTATGTACCGCCGACGCTGGCCGGTGCGCTCGTCGGCGACCCACGACCGGACCGACCCGTGCTGTCGGACAAGGAGCGGGAGGCGTTGCTGCTGTGGTTCCAGTCGATGTCGAAGGCATCGGTGGCTCGGCGGATGCAAATCAGCGAACATACCGTCAAGCAGTACGTCGACCGGGCCCGGATCAAGTACACCCGGGCCGGACGGCCGGCCGCGACGAAGGCGACCCTCCTCGCCCGGGCCATCGAGGACGGCCTCATTCGGCCGGAGGAGATCGGCACCTACCAATCCCAGGCGTCGTACGAACGGCCGACCCCCTAA
- the ssb gene encoding single-stranded DNA-binding protein — MMFDTHVTVIGTALTAPEWRRTAQSQTLVANFRVASTARRLDRDSGRWVDGNSLRVRVNCWRRLAEGVAASVMVGDPVIVSGRLHTRDWTDETGNHRTHYELEAVAVGHDLSRGRGRFQRFRPAATTGTTDDATGEPRVPGEQTEPAPPVPADRQPDEGVEQARLHDRPPAADLDPLDAPIDEAEPGDAGSGGRTDESDSGERARGPADPTDKGDPTDGVHAVEPAPVHHRARRGRGRVPV; from the coding sequence ATGATGTTCGACACCCATGTCACGGTGATAGGCACCGCGCTGACCGCACCCGAATGGCGGCGCACCGCCCAGAGTCAGACCCTGGTGGCCAACTTCAGGGTGGCGTCCACCGCGCGCCGCCTCGACCGCGACAGCGGTCGCTGGGTTGACGGCAACAGTCTGCGCGTCCGGGTCAACTGTTGGCGCCGGCTCGCCGAGGGCGTCGCCGCTTCGGTGATGGTCGGCGACCCGGTGATCGTGTCGGGGCGGCTCCACACCAGGGACTGGACCGACGAAACCGGCAACCACCGCACCCACTACGAACTGGAGGCCGTCGCGGTCGGGCACGACCTGTCCCGGGGCCGGGGCCGGTTCCAGCGGTTCCGACCGGCGGCCACGACCGGCACTACCGATGACGCCACCGGGGAGCCGCGGGTGCCCGGCGAGCAGACCGAGCCGGCACCCCCTGTCCCCGCCGACCGGCAACCCGACGAGGGCGTGGAGCAGGCCAGGCTCCATGACCGCCCACCCGCCGCCGACCTGGATCCGTTGGATGCTCCGATCGACGAGGCCGAACCGGGCGACGCCGGTTCCGGCGGCCGGACCGACGAGTCCGACTCAGGGGAGAGGGCACGCGGGCCGGCGGACCCGACCGACAAGGGTGACCCGACCGACGGGGTGCACGCCGTCGAACCCGCACCTGTGCATCACCGGGCGCGTCGGGGGCGCGGGCGGGTGCCGGTCTGA
- a CDS encoding alpha/beta hydrolase yields the protein MEPDVLGPPYERHTIDLGTDDEGPVVATLVRRRAEHPTGRAVLYVHGFVDYFFQTHVADYFAARGWDFYALDLRKYGRSLLPHQTANFCLDLGDYFPELDAAAKIIRADDTHDVVLGMGHSTGGLIISLWAHARRDAGLVDGLFLNSPFFDLNLPWVLRRPGAAAVARLAHRAPKRAVAPGLGTVYGESLHADHRGEWAYDLTWKPLAGFPIRAGWLAAIRRGQQQLRTGLNIPVPMLVAASARSFKGLKWREAAATADAVLDVEHMVRWAPRLGRHVTLVRVDGGLHDLTLSAPAVRDTVLTEVGRWADGFLRADTVGNGLSVAVAAPPTPRHPADAESTAPQA from the coding sequence GTGGAACCAGACGTGCTGGGGCCGCCGTACGAGCGGCACACGATCGACCTGGGCACCGACGACGAGGGGCCGGTGGTGGCGACCCTGGTGCGTCGCCGCGCCGAACACCCCACCGGTCGCGCCGTGCTCTACGTACACGGCTTCGTCGACTACTTCTTCCAGACCCACGTCGCCGACTACTTCGCCGCGCGAGGCTGGGATTTCTATGCCCTGGACCTGCGCAAGTACGGTCGTAGCCTACTCCCGCACCAGACGGCGAACTTCTGCCTCGACCTGGGTGACTACTTCCCAGAACTGGACGCCGCAGCGAAAATCATCAGAGCGGACGACACGCACGATGTCGTGCTGGGCATGGGCCACTCCACGGGTGGTCTGATCATCTCACTCTGGGCACACGCCCGGCGGGACGCCGGCCTGGTCGATGGGCTCTTCCTCAACAGCCCCTTCTTCGACCTGAACCTTCCCTGGGTGCTACGACGTCCCGGCGCGGCGGCCGTCGCGCGCCTGGCTCACCGGGCGCCCAAGCGCGCCGTCGCCCCCGGCCTCGGCACGGTCTACGGCGAGAGCTTGCACGCCGACCACCGCGGCGAATGGGCCTACGACCTGACCTGGAAGCCGCTCGCCGGATTCCCGATCCGGGCGGGTTGGCTGGCCGCGATCCGGCGGGGCCAGCAACAGCTCCGGACCGGGCTGAACATCCCGGTGCCGATGCTCGTGGCCGCCTCGGCGCGCAGCTTCAAGGGGCTGAAGTGGCGGGAGGCGGCCGCCACCGCGGACGCCGTGCTGGACGTCGAGCACATGGTGCGCTGGGCACCCCGGCTGGGCCGGCACGTCACCCTGGTCCGCGTCGACGGCGGGCTGCACGACCTCACGCTTTCCGCACCCGCCGTGCGTGACACGGTGCTGACGGAGGTCGGACGATGGGCCGACGGGTTCCTCCGCGCCGACACAGTCGGCAACGGCCTCTCGGTGGCAGTGGCGGCACCACCGACGCCCCGCCACCCCGCCGACGCGGAGTCGACGGCGCCGCAGGCCTGA
- a CDS encoding HPF/RaiA family ribosome-associated protein: MSGVTNPATVAECLRVGTGFAQGDRAWIADQFGTLDARLAGFHADATELEVSVKNRETRGQKVTLECWIAGRQKIVTTSAEEDLHAALNDVRDDLRRRLNDAKTRQEPRHNKHLRDTGPPSKAPQTADD; this comes from the coding sequence ATGAGCGGGGTCACCAATCCGGCCACCGTCGCCGAGTGCCTCCGGGTGGGAACCGGCTTCGCGCAGGGCGATCGGGCCTGGATCGCCGACCAGTTCGGTACGCTCGACGCCCGGTTGGCCGGGTTCCACGCGGACGCCACCGAGCTGGAGGTGTCGGTCAAGAACCGCGAGACGAGGGGCCAGAAGGTCACCCTGGAGTGCTGGATCGCCGGTCGGCAGAAGATCGTCACCACCTCGGCCGAGGAGGACCTGCACGCGGCACTCAACGACGTCCGGGACGACCTGCGACGCCGCCTCAACGACGCGAAGACCCGGCAGGAGCCCCGGCACAACAAGCACCTGCGCGACACCGGTCCGCCATCGAAGGCGCCGCAGACCGCCGACGACTGA
- a CDS encoding YHYH protein yields MNSPRHSSGRPTRRVVLLGGLAAALGVSACGRTTVTGVSDPTTLTSADSIASSSTTVSAELTGSYSIVDSVTGTQIDVTVTGDRRIIRANGLPNHQRGSFPNANNPHSVSAQTYEFQLPLHGTRAGRTTQLVLPQPFGIATNGVLFDPLAAEWYRRDPASGWTIEAIGPSATLGLDDNNAHVQPTGAYHYHGLPTAMAIQQGAERHSPLLGWAGDGFPIYAGFGYIDPMDPTSGITELSSSYRLRSGVRPDGPGGAYDGTYTEDFEFVAGHGMLDLANGRQGVTPEYPDGTYYYVLTDTFPFIPRHFVGTIADSFRRSGRRDGPR; encoded by the coding sequence ATGAATTCTCCTCGGCACAGTTCTGGTCGACCCACTCGCCGCGTCGTCCTGCTCGGTGGACTCGCCGCCGCCCTCGGGGTGTCGGCATGTGGCCGCACGACGGTCACCGGCGTCAGTGATCCCACCACGTTGACCTCGGCCGACTCCATCGCCTCGTCGAGCACCACGGTGTCCGCCGAACTGACCGGCAGCTACTCGATCGTCGACAGCGTCACCGGAACGCAGATCGACGTGACGGTCACCGGGGACAGGAGGATCATCCGCGCCAACGGCTTGCCGAACCACCAGCGGGGCAGCTTCCCGAACGCCAACAACCCCCACTCCGTCTCGGCCCAGACGTACGAGTTCCAGTTGCCGCTGCACGGCACGCGGGCCGGTCGCACCACCCAGCTCGTCCTGCCCCAGCCCTTCGGCATCGCGACCAACGGGGTCCTGTTCGACCCTCTCGCCGCCGAGTGGTACCGACGTGATCCGGCTTCCGGCTGGACGATCGAGGCGATCGGCCCCAGCGCCACCCTCGGGTTGGATGACAACAACGCTCACGTCCAGCCTACTGGGGCATACCACTACCACGGCCTACCCACGGCCATGGCCATCCAGCAGGGCGCCGAACGCCATTCACCCCTGCTGGGCTGGGCCGGTGACGGATTCCCGATCTACGCGGGATTCGGATACATCGACCCGATGGACCCGACCTCCGGCATCACGGAGTTGAGCTCCTCGTATCGACTCCGCTCCGGTGTCCGACCGGACGGCCCGGGCGGAGCGTACGACGGCACCTACACCGAGGACTTCGAGTTCGTCGCTGGCCACGGCATGCTCGACCTGGCCAATGGTCGACAGGGGGTCACGCCCGAATACCCCGACGGCACCTACTACTACGTCCTCACCGACACGTTCCCGTTCATTCCCCGGCACTTCGTCGGCACCATCGCGGACAGCTTCCGTCGCTCGGGCCGGCGGGATGGACCACGGTAG
- a CDS encoding dihydrofolate reductase family protein yields the protein MRKLVLYTLMSMDGVAEAPDRYVFEFDEVMYANLARTIKSQDAVLLGRRTYDEWAPYWPTAEEQPFADFINGAPKFLFSSAPPAVGWANTTVVPAPATEYVRTLKERPGGDIGIHGSIRLAQALLAADLVDELRLVISPVVLGTGRRLLGDGDEQLRRWNLLRLEGTPSGAVLADYELSRT from the coding sequence ATGCGGAAGCTCGTGCTCTACACGCTGATGTCAATGGACGGGGTGGCGGAGGCTCCCGACCGATACGTTTTCGAGTTTGACGAGGTGATGTACGCCAACCTCGCCCGGACGATCAAGAGTCAGGACGCCGTGTTGCTCGGCCGACGCACCTATGACGAATGGGCACCGTACTGGCCGACGGCGGAGGAACAACCGTTTGCCGACTTCATCAACGGTGCGCCGAAGTTCCTGTTCAGCTCGGCACCCCCGGCGGTGGGGTGGGCCAACACCACGGTCGTCCCGGCTCCGGCTACCGAGTACGTTCGCACGCTCAAGGAGCGTCCGGGAGGTGATATCGGCATTCACGGAAGTATCCGCCTTGCCCAAGCTTTGCTCGCGGCCGATCTGGTTGACGAGCTCAGGCTCGTCATCTCCCCGGTGGTGCTGGGCACCGGCCGGCGGCTGCTCGGTGACGGTGACGAGCAGCTACGGCGGTGGAACCTGCTGCGGCTTGAGGGGACTCCCTCCGGCGCCGTCCTCGCCGACTATGAGTTGAGCAGGACCTGA
- a CDS encoding tyrosine-type recombinase/integrase, which yields MTVAADLRRGLCPVCGPAGSNRCHRPALDRFERLTHRVGLPTRPHGLRRCAATIALAAGVDRRVVQDMLGHASIGADTDTYTLVLPEAAHEAAEAAARLVSRLGMSGLAGALRIHTVKAENR from the coding sequence ATGACAGTGGCCGCTGATCTCAGGCGTGGGCTGTGCCCTGTCTGTGGGCCTGCTGGAAGCAACCGGTGTCACCGCCCAGCATTGGACCGCTTCGAGCGACTGACCCACCGAGTCGGGCTCCCGACCCGGCCTCATGGCCTCCGTCGCTGTGCCGCGACGATCGCACTTGCGGCTGGAGTCGACCGGAGGGTGGTGCAAGACATGCTGGGCCACGCCTCGATCGGGGCTGACACGGACACCTACACCTTGGTACTGCCGGAGGCGGCGCACGAAGCGGCGGAAGCCGCAGCTCGTCTTGTATCCCGGCTAGGCATGTCCGGGCTCGCAGGAGCCCTACGCATCCACACAGTCAAAGCAGAAAATCGCTGA